Genomic window (Terriglobus sp. TAA 43):
CAGAGCAGACACAATCGAGCATTGTGCTTCTCTCGCAGTATCCATGTGCAAAGAGCAGTTCGGAACTGCAACTCCAACTCTTGCCGATGGACAACACGCGCGAGGAAAGAACGGTCTTCACTGGGCTAACCGCGCGAGTGGAGATACTACGTCAGAGATTCGCCGAAACGCCGGCGAAGGTCGTTCCGATGCGTAAGCCTCCTCAACGTGTTCGTGAGGCTTGCTGGAGTCAAAGAACGACCTGGGTGGGGCCGCGATGAGTGTCCCGGAACTCTATGCCTGCATTTATGCCCGCGAGCTTCCCGCCCAAGCTCTGGTGCGTTTGCGGCCAGAACTCCATGACAAACCGTGCGTGGTGATTGAAGGCGAACCACCATTACAAACTGTCTGCTCATTGAACATGCGAGCCCGTCTGGTTGGGCTGCGTCGCGGCATGACGAAGGTCGAAGTAGACACGTTCGAAGGTGTCATCGTTCTTTTGCGGTCACAGCGCACGGAAGATGCTGTGACGAGGATTCTTCTTGAGTGCGCAGGGTGTTTCACGCCGCGTGTCGAGGATCGCAGCTTCGATGGTGCTTTCTTGTGTGCTCTTGATATCGCGGGCACTGAAGCCCTCTTTGGACCGCCATTGATGCTGGCGAAACAGCTCCGCCAGCGGTTGAGGTCAATAGGCATCTCCGTCGTCGTGACGGTATCAGCAAACTTGCACACGTCGATCTGTCTTGCTAAAGGGATTACCGGAGGCATTCCTATTCAGATTGTTCGGCGAGGCGATGAAGCGAAGGCTCTCTCCATACTGCCTTTGACCGTCCTGGATGTGACTGAAGCTCAGCAAGAAACATTTCAAGCATGGGGCATACGAACAGTAGGCGCCCTTGCTGCGTTGCCGGAGAAGTCGCTGATCTCGCGACTTGGACAGAACGCAAAACGTTTGCTTCAACTTGCGAAGGGGCAACACCCGCATCTTCTTCAACCCATCGACGTGCCGTTCGTATTGGAAGAACGAGCGGGGTTGGATATGCCGTTGGATGATCTGGAGTCTCTGTTATTCGGCCTCTCAACGATGCTGGAGCAACTGATTCTCAGGGCGAAGTCGCGTGTATATGCTCTTGCATCGGTGAGAATCACTCTCTGTCTGGATGGCGGTGGAACACACGAACGAGTTGTAAACCCTCGTGTCCCCACGAACGATAAGCAGCTCTGGCTCAAGCTCCTCCACCTCGAACTTCAGAACCACCCTCCACAGTCAGCGATTCTTGCAGTCGATCTCCATGCTGAACCGGGAGAGACGAGCAAGATGCAACTCGGCCTTTTCTCTCCGCAACTGCCTGAGCCAGGCCGACTCGATGTCACGCTTGCGAGAATCACTGCGATTGTTGGAGAAGGCAATGTTGGGCAAGCCGTGCTGGATGATACGCGACGGGCCGGAGACTTTCATGTAGAAGCGTTCTGCATTCCTTCGACCGAGCCAGAGCAAACCGAGATGCCATCGCGGCTATGCCTCCGCGTCTTGCGACCAGCGGAGCGCACAACCGTACAGCTACGGTCAGGCAGACCGCGCGAAGTCTACTTTCGGCAACGCCGATACATGGTGGAAGAGGTGTACGGTCCCTGGTTGAGTGGTGGGGATTGGTGGGACGAAGCAATCTGGGGCAATGAGCAGTGGGATGTGATCGGAAGAACAAGCGATAGCGGCTTCCTTGCTTGTCGCTTGGCGCACGACTTCATTCAAAACGACTGGCGTGTGGCAGGTCTTTATGACTAATCGCTACATCGAACTGCACGCAGCAAGCGCCTTCTCGTTCCTCGAAGGCGGTTCTCAACCTGAGGCATTGGCCGAACGCGCCTGCGCACTCGACATGCCTGCGATGGCGCTGATGGATCGCAACGGCTTCTATGGCTCAGCAAGGTTTCACAAGGCCGCTTCCGAGAACAAGATCATCGCTCATGTCGGATCAGAAGTTGCGATCACCGGCTTTGGTCATCGTCTTGTCCCGCCTGTTTGGCTTCCGCATCAACATCTATCGGAACCAGTGCGTCTTCCATTGCTTTGCGAAACACGAGAGGGCTATCAAAATCTTTGCCAACTCATCACGCGCTTCAAGATGCGGGAGAGCACAAAGCAGGAGGGCTCCGCAAGACTTGCGGACATGGAAGACTTTAAGCGAGGACTTATCTGCCTCACGGGTGGCGATGAAGGACCGCTGGCCGCTGCGCTCATGCGAGGTGGAGAATCCGCTGGACGCGAAACAGTGGAACAACTCGTTCGACTTTTCGGTCCGAACAACGTTTACGTCGAACTGCAGCGTCATCGCGAGCGTGCGGAAGAGTGGCGAAATCAGGCAGCACTACGGATCGCGGAATCACTCCGACTTCCGGCGCTCGCGACCAATGGAGTACGCTATGCAACCAAGTATGATCGCGAAATTGTCGACCTCTTTACTGCGGTGCGTAATCACCTACGTCTCGATGATGCCGGACGTCTTTTAGCTTTGAACAATCAACGGCATCTTCGTCCAGCGAGTCGTATGGCGGCTCTCTTTCGCGATGTACCTGGAGCGATTGAAAACACAGCCGAACTCTCATCGCGGCTTCAGTTCCAGCTCTCGGATCTGGGTTATGAGTTTCCGCGCTATCCAGTCCCCGATAGCGAGACGATGGACAGCTTCCTGGAGAAACGCGTTGATGAAGGCGTTGCACGGAGATATGGATCGAAGCGCAACACAGGACTTCTCGAACGCGCAAAGAAGCAGGTCGCACATGAACTGAAGCTGATTGCGAAATTAGGCTTTGCAGGCTACTTCCTCATCGTGTGGGACATCGTGGAGTTCTGTAAGAAGCACGGCATTCTCATTCAGGGACGAGGGAGCGCCGCCAACTCTGCCGTTTGTTATGCGCTTGAGATCACAGCAATTGATCCTGTCGGGATGGAGCTCCTCTTTGAACGCTTTCTATCGGAGAGCCGCGGAGAGTGGCCAGACATTGACCTCGATCTGCCTTCTGAGGAGAAACGCGAACAAGCCATCCAGTACGTATACGAGAGATATGGACAACTTGGTGCGGCCATGACTGCGAATGTCATCACGTATCGTGGCAAATCTGCAGCACGTGAGGTTGGTAAAGCTCTCGGCTTTGATCCCGAATCTCTCCAACGTCTTTCAGGGCTGGTAGCCAATTACGAATGGAAGGGTCCAAACGACACGATGACTCGTTCGTTTCAGAACGCAGGCTTCGATGTGCAGCATCCTCGTATTGCGAAGTACCTGGAGCTCTGCATGCGAGTGCAGGATCTTCCGCGACATCTCGGACAACACTCCGGCGGTATGGTGGTCTGTCAGGGAGCGCTGGACAAGGTCGTTCCTCTCGAACGAGCATCAATGCCGGGACGAACCGTTGTGCAATGGGACAAGGAAGACTGCGCGAACCTCGGCATCATCAAAGTCGATCTCTTAGGACTGGGGATGATGGCTGTTCTAAAAGACTGCCTGACGCTGGTACCGCAACACTATGGAGAAACACTCGATCTTGCGCAGCTTCCAGAAGACGAAGAGGTGTATCGCACACTTCAACGGGCGGACACGATCGGGATGTTTCAGGTTGAAAGCCGAGCGCAAATGTCCTCGTTGCCGCGCAATCGCCCTGAGAAGTTTTATGACTTGGTAGTTCAGGTCGCCATCATTCGCCCAGGTCCAATCGTCGGGAAGATGATGCATCCCTACATGCGGCGTCGACAGAAGCAGGAAGAGGTCAGCTATCCACATCCTTCGCTGGAATCCACATTGAAGCGAACACTCGGTGTGCCTCTCTTTCAGGAACAACTACTGCGCATGGCGATGGTCGTTGCGAACTTCACTGGCTCAGAGGCGGAAGAGTTGCGTCGTGCCGTCGGCATGCGCCGCTCCTGGGAGCGGATGAAGAATCTCGAAGGTCGCTTACGCGAAGGGATGACGGCAAACGAGCTCGATACCGAGACCCAAGAAACGATTATTCAAAACATCAGTTCTTTTGCGCTGTATGGCTTTCCGGAGAGCCACGCCGCCAGCTTCGCACTGATTGCGTATGCTTCGGCCTTCATCAAAGTGAAGTATCTGGCTGCATTCACATGCGCCATGCTCAACAACCAGCCGATGGGTTTCTACAGTCCGTCAGTAATCGTGGAAGATGCGAGGCGTCACGGACTAAGAGTGAAGCCCATCGATATCCAAGTCTCCGATTGGCCATGCTCTGTCGAGCATGAGGAGGATTATTCCTTATCGCTACGCCTTGGTCTCGGATACGTCCGCGGGCTACGGAGTCAATGTGCAGACGCTATCGTGCATGCGCGAATGCAGGCACGGTTCACGTCGGTGGATGATCTTGTCCTTCGAGTTCCACAATTGAATCGGAAGGAACTATCACTACTAGCAAATGTCGGGGCTTTGAACAGACTGGATGGGGTGGAGCATCGAAGGGATGCATTGTGGCAGATTGAACGAGCAGGCCGTTTGGAAGGCCCGCTGCTCATGCAGCAAAGCCAATGGCTCAGGGAGGAATCCTCCGAGTCACCGTTGCTTCCCATGACCGCAGAAGAACGATTGGTCGCCGACTACGCCGTCAGCAGCGTAACGACGGGACCACACCCGATGTGGTTTCGTCGTCAAGAACTTCAACTCAAGGGCTATCTGAGGGCGGTGGATCTCGCTCATCGCCCCGACGGCTCCTATGTCAGAACTGCTGGCCTGGCGATCGCCAAGCAACGACCAGGCACTGCATCTGGAGTTGTGTTTCTCTCAGTCGCCGATGAGACAGGCGTCTTCAACGTCTTCGTTGGCCCTGGGTTCTTTGAGCAACACCGACAGGTGATCACAACGGCCAAGTTTATCGCGGTCGAAGGTCCTCTTCAGAAAGAAGGACCGATCATTCATGTCATGGCGAGTTCCTTCAAAGAACTCTCACTCGATAACGCCACAGGAACTCTTCAGGTGACTTCCCATGACTTCCACTAACGATGGTTCACGTGTCGGTGGATATCGGAATGAGGTCGATCAACAAAAGCTCGGGCCAGCTTTGGTCATAACCGCAGGTCTCATTCTTGGGATGAGAACAATCCGATGGGAAGCCACACACAGCGATGGGCTTGCAGGAGAAGAATGGGAAAAGGAGGTCGAACACAGCGCAAGAGTGGCGAAGCGGATGCTAGGCTTTCTGGTCTCCCGATACCCTGATCTATTCCAATCAAAAAAGGTACCCTGGTACGTCGCTACAGACGAAATCTGTCCAAAGTGAAACAATCGCGCTCAAAGCATCTGCGATATGCAGAGACTACGAGGATGGGGCCTCGATGCAACGTTGAGATCGCGCTCGACTCATAGTAGAGACACTATCCCCAAGCTCGACGCCCGAACAGTTTCATCACGAAGTGGCAATTGATTCCTCAGATTCGCAGACAAGCTGATGGAGATGCCGTGCAAGCCATGTCTGAGCGCGATCGACGCAAACCGGCTACAGCATCACGATAAAACTCAAAAGCACATCGGCCCCGCGCTCGATCTCTCAACTGGGAGACGGGTGCGGGGCCTTTTCTGTTTCCAGACGGACTAATCTCCCATATGGATGCCGTGCTATTTCAGGGCGTCCTGTTGCGGTCTTCGTTTCTTTTCGATGTTCATCGCCTTCTAAGGCACCAGATCCTACGAGAATGCAGTGCATCCTCCGGTCACCAATGATGATAGGACTAACAGGCTTCAATCCGTGATCAAATCACACGATCATAGCTGACTAGGCAATTCGGGAGTTCTAGCTGCAATGCGGAGACTGCCTCGGGAGAAATATTGGGACAGTTATCAATGGAGAGCGATGTTAATCCCTTGATCTTGTAGAGGTAGGAAAGGCCATCATCGGTAATTGCGTTCAACATGCTTAGGCGAAGGACCTTGAGATGTAAGGCACTCATTGCTAGGCTTCGCAAGCTCGCGTCTGATAAATTCGCAAATTCAGGTAAGATCAGCTCTTCTAAATGGGGAAGACGGGCCAGGGCGAGTACACCCTCGTCTGTTATTTCCTCACAGTTTCGAAGAGATAGCTTTGAGAGTGATCTGGAACCGGACAGAATCTGGAGCCCAACATCTGTTATTTGATAACAAGAATCAAGTACTAGGCTGCGAAGCTGTGGCAGGGAGCTAAATGTATTCAGGGCCGCATCTGTGATCTGATTGCAATAACTGATATCGATTGATTCTAGAGTCGTTAGATTGCTGAGAAGAGCGATCGAGTGATCCGTTAATGAGTCCGATCCACTCAGTGAGAGGTGCTTAAGCTTTAGATGCTTGTCGGATAGCAATTTTATCCAGGCATCCTCTGCCCGATGAGCTTGGATCTCCACGGTTTCCTGAGACAACTGATTAATGTCTGAAATCGAGTTTATAGTCATTAGAATGTCGTTCCTGCTTTGATAAAGGCGGTGCCAATGCGTGGCATGCCATTGATTACATTGCCGCGAACTGTGACGTTGAGCCCACCGACTGAGACTTGTTGTTCGAATTGCCCGGTAGCGGTCACCTGTTCTTTCGTCGCCTGTTCTAAGGCACTGTAAGCGGCTTCTTCATTTCCGCCGAAACGTCGGAGCAATACTTCTAGGTTGTGTCCACTCTTGGCGAAGAGATGATGAATTGTATTTGATCGTCCTGTACTTGAGCCACCACCTCCTGAGCCCCCGCCCGAGCCACTCCCCCTACATATAGCCAGCCCTGCAAGGTTACCTGCAAGTGCACCGCCAGAAGAAAACGTTCCGAAGGCGGCAGGTGCAATCGCGGCGTCACCCGGTCCCGTCGCAAGGCCAAACGCACTAACCACAACGGCTCCCCCAGTACCGATTGCGGCCCCTGTGCCAGTTTGGCGAGCCATACAACCTGGGTCAACTGGTCGTTGGATATAGCTCTTAACCGCCTCCGCCGCCATAGCGAGTTGGTTGAATGTCGCCATCGTTATTTGCATTAGCGTTACTGGATTTATCTGGAAAGGACCATCCTCTTTAGCGACGACGGTGATCTGGTCGGTCATTTTAGCAACGGGGCATGCGCCAGCAACGGTGCCATCGCTGCAAGCTCCCCTGCCACTCGCTCCCCATTCGGCCATGTGTCCATCTGCGTCGCTTGCGTTAACAGGATTGTTGCCAGCGTAGGAATAAAGATTGAGGCTTTGTGGGTTCTCTAGACTCGCATACGGAACCGCATCGGGATCGCTGCTCCAGTCGGGCGACATGAAGCGTCCCATATTGCTACTCAGATACCTTGCCCCGAAGTAATCCAGCCCCGATTCTGCGTCTCTTTCTTTGCCGGTGAACTTGTAGTGATTGTCAGTTGGCTGGTTGTCAACTTCTTGGCCGAACGGATCGAACTCTCCTTGCCACACCGGCCAACCTCCAGCCGCGAAGTGGAGCTGAGTTGTTCCGAGATGATCGCCGACATAGTACGTAGTATTAAGCTGAACCAGCGCTGCGTCGCCCGCACTGTTGGAGTGCTCGACATTGGCACTGAGATTCGTCATACCTCCTGTACCAAAAGGCGACAGAGAAATCGTCGGAAGACGGTTATAGATTGGTGTCACCGTCCCTTTCAAACTTACAATGGCGATCTCAGCAAACCATTCATCCCAGTCGCCAGGCTGAGTCTGCCCCTCCACCCCTATCCAACTGTCGTACACAGTCTTTCCCGCGAAAGCACTCAGATCGACTGTTCGGTTCACCCACTGATTGTGGGTTGTCAGATTGTTCATAACCTGACCGCTAGTGTCGGAAGTTCCCCAGTTCGTGTTCGATCCGTCGGTAAAGTTGAGGGTAAGCCCACCGATTCCAGTTCCATACTGGTATTGCCGCCAAGAAATGGTGTCACCAGCCTGAACTGTATAACCACTGAGTGGAAGCACCCAAGCCGCCGATTGCCAGCCGCACCCTGAACATTGGGTACCGTGAAGATGGATGCGCTGATCGTAGGAATCGGCACGAGCAATGCGCTTCGTCCCCGCATAAATATAGTCAGAATAGCTCGTGTCCTGCTCACGCTCTTCGAGAACCTGGCCATCGAAAGTATAGTATTCACGCCAGTTGCCACCAGTTGTGTCGGAACGAGTGCGTTGTCCCAACGCATCATAGGTGTATGCCGCTGCCTGGTAGTAAGTGTTGTTGTTCTGCTGTGTCCAGACTTGAGAGATGCGACT
Coding sequences:
- a CDS encoding DNA polymerase Y family protein, with translation MLESKNDLGGAAMSVPELYACIYARELPAQALVRLRPELHDKPCVVIEGEPPLQTVCSLNMRARLVGLRRGMTKVEVDTFEGVIVLLRSQRTEDAVTRILLECAGCFTPRVEDRSFDGAFLCALDIAGTEALFGPPLMLAKQLRQRLRSIGISVVVTVSANLHTSICLAKGITGGIPIQIVRRGDEAKALSILPLTVLDVTEAQQETFQAWGIRTVGALAALPEKSLISRLGQNAKRLLQLAKGQHPHLLQPIDVPFVLEERAGLDMPLDDLESLLFGLSTMLEQLILRAKSRVYALASVRITLCLDGGGTHERVVNPRVPTNDKQLWLKLLHLELQNHPPQSAILAVDLHAEPGETSKMQLGLFSPQLPEPGRLDVTLARITAIVGEGNVGQAVLDDTRRAGDFHVEAFCIPSTEPEQTEMPSRLCLRVLRPAERTTVQLRSGRPREVYFRQRRYMVEEVYGPWLSGGDWWDEAIWGNEQWDVIGRTSDSGFLACRLAHDFIQNDWRVAGLYD
- a CDS encoding error-prone DNA polymerase, whose protein sequence is MTNRYIELHAASAFSFLEGGSQPEALAERACALDMPAMALMDRNGFYGSARFHKAASENKIIAHVGSEVAITGFGHRLVPPVWLPHQHLSEPVRLPLLCETREGYQNLCQLITRFKMRESTKQEGSARLADMEDFKRGLICLTGGDEGPLAAALMRGGESAGRETVEQLVRLFGPNNVYVELQRHRERAEEWRNQAALRIAESLRLPALATNGVRYATKYDREIVDLFTAVRNHLRLDDAGRLLALNNQRHLRPASRMAALFRDVPGAIENTAELSSRLQFQLSDLGYEFPRYPVPDSETMDSFLEKRVDEGVARRYGSKRNTGLLERAKKQVAHELKLIAKLGFAGYFLIVWDIVEFCKKHGILIQGRGSAANSAVCYALEITAIDPVGMELLFERFLSESRGEWPDIDLDLPSEEKREQAIQYVYERYGQLGAAMTANVITYRGKSAAREVGKALGFDPESLQRLSGLVANYEWKGPNDTMTRSFQNAGFDVQHPRIAKYLELCMRVQDLPRHLGQHSGGMVVCQGALDKVVPLERASMPGRTVVQWDKEDCANLGIIKVDLLGLGMMAVLKDCLTLVPQHYGETLDLAQLPEDEEVYRTLQRADTIGMFQVESRAQMSSLPRNRPEKFYDLVVQVAIIRPGPIVGKMMHPYMRRRQKQEEVSYPHPSLESTLKRTLGVPLFQEQLLRMAMVVANFTGSEAEELRRAVGMRRSWERMKNLEGRLREGMTANELDTETQETIIQNISSFALYGFPESHAASFALIAYASAFIKVKYLAAFTCAMLNNQPMGFYSPSVIVEDARRHGLRVKPIDIQVSDWPCSVEHEEDYSLSLRLGLGYVRGLRSQCADAIVHARMQARFTSVDDLVLRVPQLNRKELSLLANVGALNRLDGVEHRRDALWQIERAGRLEGPLLMQQSQWLREESSESPLLPMTAEERLVADYAVSSVTTGPHPMWFRRQELQLKGYLRAVDLAHRPDGSYVRTAGLAIAKQRPGTASGVVFLSVADETGVFNVFVGPGFFEQHRQVITTAKFIAVEGPLQKEGPIIHVMASSFKELSLDNATGTLQVTSHDFH